The Nymphaea colorata isolate Beijing-Zhang1983 chromosome 11, ASM883128v2, whole genome shotgun sequence genome includes the window TGCTTCTAAGTTTAGACAGATTTCTCTTTGAAAAATGAAGGAACTTGAGCATTTCATGCACGCCTCTGTGGTAGTGACCAATAAATTAGTTTGATAACTTGATTGCCGCAGAAATGGCcaaatttctcttcattttttctgttttctcttctcaCTGACCATttcatgaagatgcattttttttttctacttgttGCATGGAGCCAATTTGATACTGTAAGGATTTGTCGAGTTTCTTGAAATTTTCGAGAGGTTTTCCAGAGGAAGCTcgttctattttatttttcctttctcccaTTCGGAAATTGTTTCTGATTGACATGTTTCAAAACGCGTGCAGTTTGGAGGGAGCTGATGAAGGAAAACAGGGAATTCTTTCAGGCTTACTCCCCAGCTACTTCTGAAAACTCACCTGCAAGTAAGATGTTGGGAAAGAATATTATTCTCTTTTAgttcttttatttaatttttagtGATGTATAACTTCCAATACATTCACCCAAAGGAGAACATATATAGGAATTCCCTCACCATTTGTCCCACAAGAGTAGAATCATTAATTTCCATGTGATTCATATAATATGCAACCTGGATCATACCCATCTCAACAGTGGATTCATCATTTTAGAAACTAAAATTAGTGCACTTCCTTGGTACCAAATGCCAATCTACAAGTTTCCAGGCCAGCATTTAAAAGATCCTTCAATAATTTCTTGGTTTAGCTTTTTACTGACATTAATAATCTATGCTGGTTTCCACAGACAAGCCACTCCAATGCTCATTTGGGACCCGAACAAGGAGGTGATATGACGAAACGTTTAATCTATTTTAAATGGAAGCCGATCCATCAACGGAAGTTGGAGAAATTTTGGTGGTGCAGAGAAAGATTGTATTAGCTTATGTCATACCTTGTGCCAACACGCTCATATGTAATTACCCAAATTTATATCTGAGAAGAACAAACACTTCGTCCATGCATactgttacatatatataatgagaaTCCGTGGTAAATTCCGCTTATACCTTGACATGTAGATTGCAGATACGGTTTTATGAAGAATAAATTCGTGGTGTGGTGTGAAGAACTTTTCAGAGTGTGAGGCTGTTATATGACTTagcacttctctctctctctctctctctctttctctctctagcacacacatatacatgcacaGACACCAAGAGAAATTTATTACAACAAGGGTCGCATTATTCATAGGCGGCAATTTGTGGGTTCCAAGTGCATGCATATTCGTATATACATACAGAGAAACATACACACACTGAAcacacgcagagagagagagagagagagagagagacgcttATAGTGGTTGTAGTATTCACTGAACTTTGTGGATTTCAAGTGCATGAATATGCGTACAAACATAGGAAGACGAGTTGTAGATTTAGAGAGAGGCCAGATGCTTGTCGTGTCGTGGTGGTTGTATTAGCCACAGCCTGTAGGAATTTTTGTGGATTTCAAGTGCATTGAGAGAGATCTGGCcgacaaaatggaaaatgattaaaaaacaaAGTATGGTGACAAGGCGTCACCAATATGAAGAGATAAAAATGGCATAAGATAAAAATTagcaaagaaaataaacaaaaaatatgaataacatCAACTAGAACTAGAACAAAgcaagaagaggaggagaaagagagagagagagagagctagtcAGAAACAAAAGTCTACACATCTGCCGTTATAATACTTCCAATTGAAGCAACTTGCTGCCGCGTCccaaagagacagagagagagagagagaggttgtaTTGTCCACAGCCTGCATGAATTTGTGGACTTCAAGTGCATGAATATGCATGTGCACATGCATAGAGAGAGATATTTGTAGTGAATGTATTACCCACCACTTATATACACGCACATGCAGGTgcaacattcaattaaatatacaCATAAATAAATCATTATACCCTCAATATGCAGTATGACGTTTAATTATATGTCCCTTCAACTTAAGCCTCGTTTATTCAATTTTCACAGACTTTTTCCGTCTAAGACATTATGAACGGAACATTACAAGTTTTGTTGCGTGAGAGCAGCAAACAACatggttaaagagagagagagagagagaaatagttGATGCTCAACAAGATTACCGAGAGAATTTTTCTCACCTTAACATTAATTTTCGTGGAAAAATAAATCCCGCTCCTACCGCGGGGTTGCTTTATTCCACgattcttttttccatttatttagACTGAAACAGTCAGGGCGTCCTAACTGCTTTCCTTGAGTCACGTACCTTGGAAATGtataaaagaaatttcaacTTCTTCATAGTTGCGTCCATTTTTCATTGTCTGTAATGAAGATCTCTGCAACCACCAGTAGCTAtatttcccttttcttgaaCATGCAGCAGTTGAATAGTCTGAATGCGCCAATATCTGCACCGATCTTTTTGAAATCATCTCGCTGAGCGTTAGCTATTTTCTGATATACTGAGATCGAATTAGTATGTTCGGTCACTCTCCCACCAATTACAGAAACAAAGTGTCAATGGTTCAAtgcttttaaagaaaaagaaattaagtaCCAAAATCCACACTTTATGAGATATATATACTGTCTAAACATGAATCCATGGCGAGATAGAATCCACAATTTGTAAGAAACACTGTGTAGACAGACAACTATTTTGGTACTTCAAATTTCTAATCCGTTTGATTAACTAGCAAGAACTTGAAAGGAGGTGGAAGATTTTAGATCCTCGGACTAAGACTTTAAAAGGGTATTTGATAAAGATCCATGTGTGGATCTGACGTGACCAATGATTTATAGTGAAATCCTTGGTTTATCAAACCAACAATTTTAAGTTAATCCTAAGATCCACTCTTGAAATCCTTAGTTtaccattttattttttgaggttgcgtttgatagcctcggatctaAGATCTGAGGCTACATAAGAAGTGTGGTATGAGAGATcttcattttaaatataatgAGGACCTAAATAACacaaatttgaaatctatgctacatattaaaaaccatggatttatgATCGGATTTAGGAGGAGGGGGAAAGGTTCCGATCTTATCATCGCAGTTCTGAGATATCATCcgcggtgaaacaaacacaaccaaaacaaaaatgtttgTTAAAATGATTAATTACAGGGATCGAATGAGAGGCAAACAAATGGCTTTAAGTGATTTCAAACCAGCTCATACTTCTTTAATGAAAAGAATGAGATGGAGCAAAGGTGACGGAGTCGGACATTCTTTGTATGACAGACTAAAAGATGAACAACATGGGTCCCACCTTGACCTATACAAATCGAGGCAGGCACTGGGGCCCACACCAACTTGAGAGTGAAACGTGTCAAAGAGATGGATCTTCCCGTCACCTGGCTCTTTCGGACCATAGCAGCATTCAAAGGCCATGAATTGAGGTAGGGCCATCCTCAAGTGGCCGCCATGGCCGCCACGCTCTTATCCCCACAATCGGATGAGGGAGAATCCATAGTATTGGATGTGCTTGAACCATTGATCTTCCACTTGGATAGCACCAGATTACAAATAATCAAAAGCGGGTTCCTTCCCCATCTCACGAAGACATTTAATGAAATACATAATACTCCTGTTGATCATGAAACCTTTGTTACTTTGATCACCTTGTGTAGTACCTTTGCCaaccagaagaagaagaagaagaagaaagaagaagatgtgTCTGGGCAGAGAGCAACCTTGTCTGTGTTGCCAACCTCGCAGTTATATCAGAATGGTACTGAGAAACTGCCCTTTAATTATCAGAATACATAGGAGGTGATGTTTATCTATTTGCAGAGGGAAGCCATGAATGTGATCTTGTGATGTTTCTTGTTCTGTGGTGTGGTTTAGGTGCAGCATCTGATAGAGAGGTGCTTGATCCTGCGCATGGCCCGCGATGACTGCGTCCAAGCGCTTGCCCGGCACGCGGGCATTGAACCGCTGGTTACTTTGACCGGTGATCCCTCTCTTCCCTTCCCAGCAATGCCTGTGACTTCTGATCTACGTGAGAACACTTGCTAGGTTTCTGTTTGGCAActgctgatctctctctctctctcaattctTTCTGTGACTTCCGATGATCTACGTCAGAACACTCACCAGGATTCTGTTTCACgactctcttcttcttcttcttgtgacttctgatccaCGCCAGATTGACAGCACCGGAGTTGAACTTTGTTAGTAGCAGTACCATATGATTTAGTGATCTGCGTTAGCACACTTACATAAACTTAATTTCAAGATTTCATGAGATCGGTCTGTTGAATTCCACAGTGATCTGCGTTAGTGTACTTACATACACTTTCAAGGTTTCATGAGATCGATCTGTTGAATTTCATAGCTTGAAATATGCGTTTATATTTATACGTGTTGATATTTGATGTGCTTGCAGTGTGGAACGAACTCATGAAGGCAAACAAGGAATTCTTCCAAACTTATAATTCAGAAAGCTCACCCACATGTAAGTTTAACTGTGGAAATCTTTTTGCAGCTAAGGAATACAAGTTAAAAGAACTTAATTTTTGCGGATGAAGGGTGACCTAATTAAATCATGTGATTACCAAGAACAGTTGTGCTGCTCAAGTATATGAACTAGAAAGTAATATTCTTACATGTCTAGACAATGAAGCTgatattgtttttgttgcttAATGAGGTAGATTAGATCTTCTGTTACTTCAATAACCACTTATATAGATACAGTACTATGTATTTTCTCAGGTAGGCCATTGAATATGGAGTCAAGATTCCGGCAAAGGAGACAGTGGTCAGGGAAACTCAACGAGGATGATGGACCATGGAAGGGGTCTCCAAGAATGGGGAGATGATCGAGTGCATGTCTAAGGAATCTGTGAAAAAGATTAGCTGGTTTATGCAAATCATGGTAGTTTAAGTTAGTCATGTACTACTGCCTTGTGTATGTACTTCTATCTATTGATGGCTCTTTGGGAAGAACCCTATCTTGTACAGCTTCTTGAATTAAAATTGCATTACTTGATTTGCTTTAGAATTGCCAGATATGCTATGGTCCTTGTAAAGAACTAAGTAATCCAAGTAATTTGACTACTGACTACAAGAGCGGAGCcagaattaaagttttaaattttgacaggagcCAAAATGTTATTTTTCGAAATTCTTAATTTGACTACTGACTCACCTTAATTATACAAGTACTTAACTGAAATATACAGCAAAGCCTGCATTTCTATAGTATATTCTACATATATATCATTCTACGGAGGCATATGATTGATTTCAATGTCTTCCTTGAGTAATTATGAGATAAACAAAATCTTGTGCTCAAGACCATGAAGTCTGAGTCCTCTTCAAGACAGCTTCGTCTACATGAAAGTTGGTAAGAGTTCAGGGAAATCATTTTCGGCATCACTAATAcaacaatttgttttcagtagttgattctctctctctctctctctgtgtgtgtgtgtgtgtgtgcgtgtgtgtgtgtgtgtgcagaatAAAGGACTAATTTAGAACTGATTATAAAGTAATTAAGTCAGCTGTTACTATAGAATCATGAAATGAGTTAGCTGGCCATGATAAAAACGAGGGCAAAAATACCAAATTACCAACTTCTAAGCGAAAATGAGTGGTGAAAATATCATTAATGTGGCACTCATAGAAGcttaaaataataatgaaataaCTATTATCTGTAAAAAGTTTGTTGTTTCATACTGAATTTACTATGAGAAGTCATATATTATATTCAGTGATGACGTATATATCTCTATAAGATGCATGAGTCACTCGAGTCTGTCAACAAAAGGTACATGCTCGACTGATCTACTTGCATCTTCTttacaagaaaaagagagaatgacattttgttaatttattaaaaaaaaaagtctttcatagtttttttttatttttttcattttcaattttgtctttacaaaaaaatttcttttttagtgTGAACTAAGAACACTATAGTCATTAACTATACTGGTGCAAGAAAAATCATGCATCAACGTGACGAATTTCTTTACTTTGCTTACAGGGGCGTGGATCGTGCAAAAGAAACTGACATATTTCTTTACTTTATGACAACTATATCACGTTTttaataaatgttggatttaaTTTAGgttcggatttagttttaaataagcACCCTACATCTAATATCCATCCATTTTGAAAGCAGACTCTTAATTCATGTATACATTGCAATGCTATCTGGGTTTGTTTaaagtcggatttggattcaattttgaagttaaaaattggatttagacTGTGAATTCAGGTTCAGGTTCAgacattattttcatttatatttgaatccaaattcggACTACGTGAGCCTCCACCAAAAGGGTATGGTAACAAgtaaatccaattcaaatccgatctaGTGGCCGAGCCAGAAAATTGACTGGCGGATCATTCGTTTAAAAGTACTTATATCTCATgggacacacacacatatatatatttatatataaggaGCTTCCTATACTTGGTAAAAGTTGGATATAAAGAGTTGAATATGACTACTACCTAGATCCAGGTGGTTTATTTAGGTTCTTAAGGAAccgtttggcaatagtaacaatttgttattaaCGAacttgggcagattcatgaaatattataaCATATATCACACTAGATCGAAAAACTGTGTTATTTTCCCATCAAAGCAAAACTCTAA containing:
- the LOC116264616 gene encoding uncharacterized protein LOC116264616 isoform X2, which produces MCLGREQPCLCCQPRSYIRMVQHLIERCLILRMARDDCVQALARHAGIEPLVTLTGDPSLPFPAMPVTSDLLWNELMKANKEFFQTYNSESSPTCRPLNMESRFRQRRQWSGKLNEDDGPWKGSPRMGR
- the LOC116264616 gene encoding uncharacterized protein LOC116264616 isoform X4; protein product: MCLGREQPCLCCQPRSYIRMVQHLIERCLILRMARDDCVQALARHAGIEPLVTLTVWNELMKANKEFFQTYNSESSPTCRPLNMESRFRQRRQWSGKLNEDDGPWKGSPRMGR
- the LOC116264616 gene encoding uncharacterized protein LOC116264616 isoform X1; this translates as MCLGREQPCLCCQPRSYIRMVQHLIERCLILRMARDDCVQALARHAGIEPLVTLTGDPSLPFPAMPVTSDLLWNELMKANKEFFQTYNSESSPTLLCIFSGRPLNMESRFRQRRQWSGKLNEDDGPWKGSPRMGR
- the LOC116264616 gene encoding uncharacterized protein LOC116264616 isoform X3, with the protein product MCLGREQPCLCCQPRSYIRMVQHLIERCLILRMARDDCVQALARHAGIEPLVTLTVWNELMKANKEFFQTYNSESSPTLLCIFSGRPLNMESRFRQRRQWSGKLNEDDGPWKGSPRMGR